One part of the Neoarius graeffei isolate fNeoGra1 chromosome 2, fNeoGra1.pri, whole genome shotgun sequence genome encodes these proteins:
- the LOC132881431 gene encoding tripartite motif-containing protein 16-like produces MAEASISVDQDQFLCSVCLDLLKDPVAIPCGHSFCKVCINDCWDQDEKSGVYRCPQCRDTFTPRPVLRRNNMLSEVVEKLKKKKSEVQAASPAHCYAGPGDVECDFCTGRKHKAVKSCLMCLASFCETHLKPYYEVPSWKKHKLVEASGNLQEMICSEHDQLLEIYCRTDQSFICYLCTMHEHRGHDTVAAVAERTEKQSELKEEQMKSQQRIQEKQKKVQELKQAVNTIKLSAQTAVEDSERIFTELISSMEKKRWEVTELIRDQEKAELSRAERLLEQLEQEIADLQRRVTELEQLSHTHDHIHFLQSFQSLCVSSGREDSPSITVNQHLSFDGVRKSLSDLKKRLEEFCQEEFIKIPEHAAAVQMILPSEPKSREDFLHYFCDLTLDPNTVNYYLILSEKNRVVTRSERKQPYSDHPERFDYYSEVLCKERVCGRCYWEVEWSSKDCVYISVSYKDIGRKGQGNECWFGGNNQSWSLRCCSSSLSFHHNNIKTDLRVPSPSRIGVYVDHSAGTLSFYSVSDTMKLLHRVHTTFTQPLYAGFRLLSYGSVVRLCDPK; encoded by the exons atggccgaagccagtatttcagtagatcaGGACCAGTTCCTCTGTTCAGTTTGTCTGgatctactgaaggatccagtggcgatcccctgtggtcacagtttctgtaaggtgtgtattaatgactGCTGGGATCAGGATGAGAAGAGCGGAGTTTAtcgctgtcctcagtgcagagacactttcactccaaggcctgttctacgcagaaacaacatgctgtctgaagtggtggagaaactgaagaagaagaagagtgaagtccaagctgcttctcctgctcactgttacgctggacctggagatgtggagtgtgatttctgcactgggagaaaacacaaagccgtcaagtcctgCCTGATGTGTCTGGCCTCCttttgtgaaactcatctgaaacctTATTATGAAGTTCCTTCCTGGAAAAAGCACAAGTTAGTCGAAGCTTCTGGAAATCTACAAGAGATGATCTGCTCTGAGCATGATCAATTGCTGGAGATTTACTGTCGTACTGACCAAAGCTTCATCTGTTATCTGTGTACGATGCATGAACACAGAGGTCATGACACAGTCGCGGCTGTAGCGGAAAGGACTGAAAAACAG agtgagttaaaggaggagcagatgaaatcccagcagagaatccaggagaagcagaagaaggtgcaggagctgaaacaggctgtgaacactataaag ctcagtgcacagacagcagtggaggacagtgagaggatctttactgagctgatcagctccatggagaaaaagcgctgggaggtgacggagctgatcagagatcaggagaaggctgaactgagtcgagctgaacgactcctggagcaactggagcaggagattgctgatcttcagaggagagtcactgagctggagcagctttcacacacacacgatcacatccatttcctccag agtttccagtctctctgtgtctcttctgGACGTGAGGACTCACCCAGCATCACtgtcaatcaacatctctcatttgatggagtgaggaaatctctctctgatctgaaaaagagactcgaggaattctgccAGGAGGAATTCATCAAAATCCCTGAACATG ctgcagcagttcagatgaTTTTACCCTCAGAACCAAAGAGCAGAGAAGATTTTCTGCACT ATTTCTgtgatctgactctggatcccaacacagtAAATTAttacctcattctgtctgagaagaacagagtggTGACGCGCAGTGAGAGAAAGCAGccgtactctgatcatccagagagatttgactacTACAgtgaggtgttgtgtaaggagagagtgtgtggacgctgttactgggaggtggagtggagcagtaaagattgtgtttacatatcagtctcatataaagacatcgGAAGGAAAGGACAGGGTAATGAGTGTTGGTTTGGAggcaacaatcagtcctggagtctgcggtgttgttcttcttctctctctttccatcacaacaacattaagactgatctcagagttccatccccctccagaataggagtgtatgtggatcacagtgcaggaactctgtccttctacagcgtctctgacacgatgaagctcctccacagagtccacaccacattcactcagcctctatatgCTGGGTTCAGGCTGCTTTCTTATGGATCAGTTGTGAGATTATGCGATCCAAAATAA